From the genome of Psychrilyobacter atlanticus DSM 19335, one region includes:
- the yqeK gene encoding bis(5'-nucleosyl)-tetraphosphatase (symmetrical) YqeK: protein MLNKLYDHIEKSLPPKRYQHTLGVIEVAVSLAKQYDINEHRAEIAALLHDVSKCMTLEELHSYVECDETLKYYGTMGELLHGFAGSVYAKQELGILDEDILSAIKYHTIGRRGMTTLEKIIYIADAIEPNRDYPNVDFIREKAKTCINDAILFEVDRKLKYLLKVDAPIHPNTVDMRNCILGELKK, encoded by the coding sequence ATGTTAAATAAATTATATGACCACATTGAGAAGTCTCTTCCCCCTAAAAGATATCAACATACCTTGGGAGTCATAGAGGTGGCTGTCTCTCTGGCAAAACAATATGATATCAATGAACACCGCGCTGAGATTGCAGCTCTTCTGCACGATGTTTCTAAATGTATGACTTTGGAGGAACTGCATTCCTATGTAGAATGTGATGAGACTTTGAAATATTATGGAACTATGGGAGAACTGCTCCATGGTTTTGCAGGAAGTGTTTATGCAAAGCAGGAGTTAGGAATCCTTGATGAAGATATCCTAAGTGCCATCAAATACCACACTATCGGCAGGAGAGGTATGACAACTCTCGAAAAAATAATTTATATAGCCGACGCTATAGAGCCTAATAGAGATTATCCTAATGTTGATTTCATCAGGGAAAAGGCAAAAACTTGTATCAATGATGCTATCCTATTTGAAGTGGATAGAAAATTAAAGTATCTCCTAAAGGTCGACGCTCCTATCCATCCAAACACTGTGGATATGAGAAACTGTATCCTAGGAGAATTGAAAAAATAA
- a CDS encoding helix-turn-helix transcriptional regulator yields MVDSKLKSYIHLVNFIADFLGPNYEVVLHDVRNINNSIIAIKNGHISGRKVGGPLADLSFKHIKENRNSDKKYLLLYGKTKDGRQLKTSTYFIRNEKEDIVGLFGINTDISNFVELKKRMENFINYGGNNIVEDREEERFESSIEDIMDSIINEVITDSRISVDRMDHLEKTEITKKLNLKGVFLIKGSVAKVAEKLKTSEATMYRYIKQVSK; encoded by the coding sequence ATGGTAGATTCTAAATTAAAATCTTATATACATTTGGTTAATTTCATAGCTGATTTTTTAGGACCTAATTATGAAGTTGTACTTCATGATGTGAGAAATATAAATAATTCAATAATAGCTATAAAAAATGGGCATATTTCTGGAAGAAAGGTAGGGGGACCATTAGCGGATCTTTCCTTTAAGCATATAAAAGAAAATAGGAATAGTGATAAAAAATATCTGCTCCTATACGGGAAAACAAAGGATGGAAGACAGCTTAAAACTTCTACATATTTCATTAGAAATGAAAAAGAAGATATCGTAGGTTTATTTGGAATAAATACCGATATTTCAAATTTTGTAGAACTCAAGAAAAGGATGGAAAACTTTATCAACTATGGTGGAAATAATATTGTAGAGGACAGGGAAGAGGAACGGTTTGAAAGTTCCATTGAAGATATCATGGATTCTATAATAAATGAAGTTATTACAGATTCTAGGATCTCTGTAGATAGAATGGATCACCTAGAAAAAACAGAGATAACTAAAAAATTAAATTTAAAAGGGGTATTTTTGATAAAGGGGTCGGTTGCCAAGGTAGCTGAAAAATTAAAAACCTCAGAAGCAACAATGTATAGATATATAAAACAGGTAAGTAAATAA
- a CDS encoding autotransporter outer membrane beta-barrel domain-containing protein, which produces MKFKEVFNTVIVIVGILVSSVIAMGEEISNSNLEGESRSKILFFSNTELSNTQNSGQGTSINWLSEPKRPLIGQKYDPLFTDGGDAIYGLDFIPTLSKQTYDLINHNNGVIYNNIIKNAKFLEKGEHSYYVGVDGSIFSDDPYDNVLGYGSDITSAYFGMDYKIHEQLRLGGIFNIGQSEYNYEDSSSSREDTFFQGSFYLDHKNEENLRFISMIYFGKTNSDLKRYYNATLYNGNKPGISVNENATSDMENYYFGINNNISKRYDIDKFKTSFYYAPRFQFNAAYLMQDNIEESTTSSDFNGLSIESEDSYSLNSSVGIAIGKDFLLKDNKKFNIEFGVDLLVEFGNPYSEVTNKSNFNDRAPISGFPPKKGEPIGKNNTIEGYESDYITVATSIRGYYEMNDNFSFYGGINYNFGENEKIILGNLGINYIF; this is translated from the coding sequence ATGAAATTTAAAGAGGTATTTAATACAGTTATAGTTATTGTAGGAATATTAGTAAGTAGTGTTATCGCAATGGGGGAAGAAATAAGTAACTCTAATTTAGAAGGTGAGTCGAGAAGTAAAATTTTATTTTTTAGTAATACTGAATTATCCAATACCCAAAATAGCGGTCAAGGGACATCTATAAACTGGTTATCAGAGCCTAAAAGACCATTGATAGGGCAAAAATATGATCCTTTATTTACAGATGGAGGAGATGCTATCTATGGATTAGATTTTATACCAACCCTTTCAAAACAAACCTATGATTTAATAAATCATAATAATGGAGTTATTTATAACAATATTATTAAAAATGCTAAGTTCCTAGAAAAGGGAGAACATTCTTATTATGTTGGAGTAGATGGATCTATTTTTTCTGATGATCCCTATGATAATGTTTTGGGGTATGGGAGTGATATTACCAGTGCCTATTTTGGGATGGACTATAAAATCCATGAACAACTTCGTTTAGGAGGAATCTTTAATATAGGGCAGTCTGAATATAATTATGAGGATAGCAGTAGTTCTAGGGAAGATACATTTTTTCAAGGAAGTTTTTATTTAGACCATAAGAATGAAGAAAATCTAAGGTTTATCTCTATGATTTATTTTGGGAAAACTAACTCTGATTTAAAGCGATATTATAACGCAACACTTTATAATGGAAATAAACCGGGGATTTCTGTAAATGAAAATGCGACTAGTGATATGGAAAATTATTATTTTGGAATAAATAATAATATAAGCAAAAGATATGATATAGATAAATTTAAAACTTCATTTTATTATGCACCACGATTTCAATTTAATGCTGCTTATTTAATGCAAGATAATATTGAGGAATCTACGACCTCATCTGATTTTAATGGCCTATCTATTGAAAGTGAAGATTCTTATTCATTAAATTCTTCTGTAGGGATTGCCATAGGAAAGGATTTTCTTTTAAAAGATAATAAAAAATTTAATATTGAATTTGGAGTAGATCTTCTCGTAGAATTTGGGAACCCATATTCTGAGGTAACAAATAAAAGTAATTTTAATGACAGAGCTCCCATTAGTGGATTTCCGCCTAAAAAAGGAGAACCTATAGGAAAGAACAATACCATTGAAGGATATGAGTCAGATTATATTACTGTTGCTACTTCCATTAGAGGCTATTATGAAATGAATGATAATTTTTCGTTTTATGGAGGTATTAATTATAATTTTGGAGAAAATGAAAAAATTATTTTGGGGAATTTAGGAATCAATTATATTTTTTAA
- a CDS encoding YgiQ family radical SAM protein translates to MFLPTTREEMDRLGWDSLDIILVSGDSYVDSSYNGSAVIGKYLSKYGFKVGIIAQPDIDSNEDIKRLGAPNLYWGISAGCVDSMVANYTATRKRRQKDDFTPGGLNNRRPDRATISYTNLIKRNFKQTPKPIVIGGIEASLRRTVHYDFWTNKLRKSILFNSKADILSYGMGEKSMLELAHTIQNGDDYSNIRGICYIAKEAKAGYLELPSFDECKADKHKFIEAFEKFYVNNDHITAVGLSQKQDTRYLIQNPPSIIPSTEEMDEIYGLEYERALHPYYKKMGEVKALDTIKHSVTTHRGCYGECNFCAIAVHQGRTITERSVDSIVKEVEDISTMKSFKGYISDLGGPTANMYGIECLKKQKLGACKDIRCMYPKTCKVLNVNHNKQLELLDKVKKVEGVKKVFIASGIRYDLIMDDNKCGSLYLENLVKDHVSGQLKIAPEHTEDEILGLMGKQGKDVLKRFKDEFYKINDRLGKKQFLTYYLIAAHPGCNERHMKDLKNFASHELKVNPEQVQIFTPTPSTYSTLMYYTEIDPFTGKSMKVEKDTARKYKQKDILIDKDAKNGYMGNSYNKNHKSSKDDTVHSDGKNKKTNKPKNNKFKGTNKFKKKK, encoded by the coding sequence ATGTTTTTACCAACTACCAGAGAAGAAATGGATAGATTAGGCTGGGATTCTTTGGACATAATCCTGGTTTCTGGTGATTCCTATGTAGACAGTTCATATAACGGAAGTGCCGTTATAGGGAAATATCTGTCGAAATACGGATTCAAGGTGGGAATAATTGCCCAACCAGATATAGATAGTAATGAGGATATCAAAAGGTTAGGAGCTCCGAACTTATATTGGGGGATCTCTGCTGGATGTGTTGATTCCATGGTGGCAAACTATACTGCTACTAGAAAAAGAAGGCAGAAAGATGACTTTACTCCAGGTGGGTTAAATAACAGACGTCCTGATAGAGCCACTATTTCATATACAAACCTTATAAAGAGAAATTTTAAGCAAACACCTAAACCAATTGTTATTGGTGGGATAGAAGCTAGTTTACGTAGAACCGTTCACTATGATTTCTGGACAAATAAATTACGTAAATCAATATTATTCAATTCAAAAGCCGACATCCTTTCTTACGGAATGGGTGAAAAATCTATGTTAGAACTGGCTCACACCATTCAAAATGGAGATGATTATAGTAATATTCGTGGAATTTGCTATATTGCAAAGGAAGCCAAAGCTGGATATTTAGAGCTGCCTAGTTTCGATGAATGCAAGGCTGACAAACACAAATTTATAGAAGCTTTTGAAAAGTTTTATGTAAACAATGATCATATTACAGCTGTAGGGTTATCACAAAAACAAGACACTAGATATCTGATTCAAAATCCTCCATCAATTATTCCTTCAACTGAAGAGATGGATGAGATCTATGGATTAGAATATGAGAGAGCACTCCACCCATACTATAAAAAGATGGGAGAAGTAAAAGCTCTCGATACTATCAAACATTCAGTTACTACCCATAGAGGTTGTTATGGTGAGTGTAACTTCTGTGCAATTGCAGTTCATCAAGGCAGAACCATCACTGAAAGAAGTGTTGATTCTATCGTAAAGGAAGTAGAAGATATCTCCACAATGAAATCATTTAAAGGGTATATCTCTGACCTTGGCGGTCCTACAGCTAATATGTATGGAATTGAGTGCCTGAAAAAACAAAAATTAGGTGCCTGTAAAGATATCAGGTGTATGTATCCGAAAACTTGCAAGGTCTTAAATGTAAACCATAACAAACAATTGGAATTACTGGACAAAGTAAAAAAAGTAGAAGGGGTCAAAAAAGTGTTTATAGCTTCTGGAATAAGATACGATCTTATTATGGATGACAATAAATGTGGATCTTTATACTTAGAAAACTTAGTTAAAGACCATGTATCAGGACAATTGAAGATAGCTCCTGAACATACTGAAGATGAGATCTTAGGTCTTATGGGAAAACAAGGAAAAGATGTACTAAAAAGATTTAAGGATGAATTCTATAAGATAAATGACAGATTAGGTAAGAAACAATTTTTAACTTACTATCTGATTGCTGCTCATCCTGGGTGCAATGAGAGACATATGAAAGATCTAAAGAATTTTGCCAGTCATGAATTAAAGGTTAATCCTGAACAAGTTCAAATTTTTACTCCTACCCCATCGACATACTCTACTCTTATGTATTATACTGAGATAGATCCATTTACAGGAAAATCTATGAAGGTAGAAAAAGATACAGCTAGAAAGTATAAACAAAAAGATATTTTAATCGATAAAGATGCCAAAAATGGATATATGGGAAATTCTTATAATAAAAACCATAAAAGCTCTAAAGACGATACAGTCCATAGTGATGGAAAAAATAAAAAAACTAATAAACCCAAGAATAATAAGTTCAAGGGTACAAATAAATTTAAGAAGAAAAAATAA
- a CDS encoding MATE family efflux transporter: MKKDIRRLFFKYTIPGVVGMMVTSLYVVVDGIFIGKAVGSDGLAAVNMVEAVIAFSFALNIMIATGSATIVAIKMGEKKLHEASKIFSFFVLTLILVAGGVSFFILTFPEQTAIFLGATGTLKNMVIEYMTMIMYFNIFFMGTYFLEIFVRTNGRPTYSMSALIIGGVLNIILDYIFIIQFDYGLKGAALATGISQTVATLILIVDFFRSDSQLKFVKPDFSFSLLLRGIFNGSSEFVSELSLGFIIFIFNLIIMREIGKIGVSAFSIINYVNTVVFALLLGVSQGIQPIISYSLGANERYVIRGILALAMKTVFIIGSIAFTSMFIFSEDIIRTFSTNDELLVFTSKAAKIYCFAYFLNGINMVMAAYFTAIENAKLSAFISALRGIIFVFIGVTVFPMIWGVEGIWFTMPVAEVLTTIIGYRFIKKCKILKLYSL; encoded by the coding sequence ATGAAAAAAGATATAAGACGATTATTTTTTAAATATACAATTCCAGGTGTTGTTGGAATGATGGTAACTTCATTATATGTCGTTGTAGATGGTATATTTATAGGTAAGGCTGTGGGAAGTGATGGTTTAGCTGCTGTTAATATGGTTGAAGCAGTTATAGCGTTCTCATTTGCATTGAATATAATGATTGCCACAGGAAGTGCTACTATAGTAGCTATAAAAATGGGAGAGAAAAAACTCCATGAAGCCAGTAAAATTTTTAGTTTCTTTGTACTTACCCTTATTTTGGTTGCTGGTGGAGTAAGCTTTTTTATTCTAACTTTTCCAGAGCAGACTGCTATTTTTTTAGGAGCTACTGGAACTTTAAAAAACATGGTTATAGAATACATGACTATGATTATGTACTTCAATATTTTTTTTATGGGAACTTATTTTTTAGAGATCTTTGTTCGAACAAATGGTAGACCTACCTACTCTATGAGTGCATTGATCATAGGTGGAGTCTTAAATATAATTTTAGATTACATTTTTATTATCCAGTTTGACTATGGTCTAAAAGGAGCTGCTCTTGCAACAGGAATATCTCAAACGGTAGCAACGCTAATACTTATTGTTGATTTTTTTAGAAGTGACAGTCAGTTAAAATTTGTAAAACCTGATTTTTCCTTTAGCCTCCTTCTCAGAGGTATTTTTAATGGTTCTTCAGAATTTGTAAGTGAGCTCTCTTTAGGGTTTATAATATTTATATTTAACCTCATCATCATGAGAGAAATAGGGAAAATAGGCGTTTCTGCGTTTAGTATTATAAACTATGTCAACACCGTTGTTTTCGCCCTTCTTTTAGGAGTTTCCCAAGGTATACAGCCAATTATAAGCTATAGTTTAGGTGCTAATGAAAGATATGTAATTAGAGGTATTCTCGCTTTGGCTATGAAAACAGTTTTCATCATTGGAAGTATTGCTTTTACATCTATGTTTATATTTAGCGAAGATATCATAAGAACTTTTTCTACTAATGACGAACTCTTAGTATTCACAAGTAAAGCTGCTAAAATTTATTGTTTTGCTTATTTTTTAAATGGCATAAATATGGTAATGGCAGCATACTTTACCGCTATTGAAAATGCTAAACTTTCTGCTTTTATCTCAGCTCTTAGAGGAATAATATTTGTTTTCATAGGAGTCACAGTATTCCCTATGATATGGGGAGTAGAAGGCATATGGTTTACCATGCCTGTAGCAGAAGTTTTAACAACCATTATCGGATATAGATTCATAAAAAAATGTAAAATCTTAAAGCTTTATAGTTTATAG
- a CDS encoding N-acetylmuramoyl-L-alanine amidase family protein gives MRKINLVLLFFILTTIGFSNQILLKNLRFNGNPPQMVIDVEGNVKPKYNISYDEHNRYLFVEFLNTRASSNLKNRIINGSYVKSVKVRKYNNSTGVFIFFKNNINYSARYWSNPTRFVLNFDKNKAKKEYTIIVDAGHGGKDPGSTGFNRYHEKDLALKIAKYLKTSLQKDFNVIMTRNNDSFVSLSGRPNIGNKAKADFFVSVHLNANNSSQASGADIFYFSRTESDYAKKVAAFENSVGNKFGENADDITLIMGQLFYKKNKEVSAKIAQNLVNSYSKRLRMKNRGAHGANFAVLRGFDGPGILVEAGFITNSSDISKLKQSKYQKIAADEIAKAIKQHFY, from the coding sequence ATGAGAAAAATAAATTTAGTCCTACTTTTTTTTATCCTAACTACTATAGGATTTTCTAACCAAATTTTATTGAAAAACCTAAGGTTTAATGGTAATCCTCCACAGATGGTTATCGATGTAGAAGGAAATGTTAAGCCTAAGTATAATATTAGTTATGATGAACACAATAGATACCTCTTTGTTGAATTTTTAAATACAAGGGCTTCCTCAAATTTAAAAAATAGAATAATCAACGGAAGTTATGTGAAAAGCGTAAAAGTGAGAAAGTATAATAACTCTACTGGTGTTTTTATATTTTTTAAAAATAATATAAATTATAGTGCTCGTTATTGGTCTAACCCTACAAGGTTTGTATTGAATTTTGATAAAAATAAAGCTAAAAAGGAATATACCATCATCGTCGATGCAGGTCATGGAGGAAAAGATCCTGGTTCTACTGGTTTTAATAGATATCATGAAAAAGATCTTGCACTAAAGATCGCCAAATATCTTAAAACTAGTCTTCAAAAAGATTTTAATGTGATTATGACTAGAAACAACGATTCCTTTGTTAGTTTATCCGGCCGGCCAAATATAGGAAATAAAGCTAAGGCTGATTTCTTTGTAAGTGTCCATCTAAATGCTAATAACAGCTCCCAGGCCAGTGGAGCAGATATATTTTATTTCTCCAGAACGGAATCTGATTATGCTAAAAAAGTAGCCGCCTTTGAAAATAGTGTAGGAAATAAATTTGGTGAAAACGCCGACGATATAACCCTTATTATGGGGCAGCTATTTTATAAAAAAAATAAAGAAGTCTCTGCCAAGATAGCACAGAATCTGGTGAATTCTTATTCTAAAAGACTAAGAATGAAAAACAGGGGAGCTCATGGAGCTAACTTTGCAGTTCTTAGAGGGTTTGACGGTCCTGGAATATTGGTAGAAGCTGGATTTATCACAAACAGCTCAGACATAAGTAAATTAAAGCAAAGTAAATATCAAAAAATAGCTGCTGATGAGATTGCTAAGGCTATAAAACAACATTTCTATTAA
- a CDS encoding YebC/PmpR family DNA-binding transcriptional regulator, with protein sequence MAGHSKWSNIKHRKGAQDKKRAQLFTKLAKEVTIAAKEGGKDINFNPRLRLALEKAKKQSMPKDNIDRAIKKGTGELAGVEYIEIRYEGYGPGGTAFIVEVVTENKNRSASSVRSNFAKNGGNMGSDGAVAWMFNKVGQIIMNSEGLDADEFMMEALEMGAEDLVVEGDTFEILTDHTELQTVVEALTEAGYKYEEAEIVMLPENMVKVEDEEMAEKVVKLFEALEDNEDVNDVYANFDISDELMEKIMG encoded by the coding sequence ATGGCAGGGCATAGTAAATGGTCTAATATTAAGCATAGAAAGGGAGCTCAAGATAAAAAGAGAGCTCAATTGTTTACAAAGTTAGCAAAAGAGGTAACAATAGCAGCAAAAGAGGGTGGGAAAGATATAAACTTTAACCCTAGATTAAGATTAGCATTAGAGAAGGCAAAAAAGCAGAGTATGCCAAAAGATAATATAGATAGAGCAATAAAAAAAGGTACTGGAGAACTAGCTGGTGTTGAATATATAGAGATCAGATATGAAGGGTATGGTCCAGGTGGAACTGCATTTATCGTAGAAGTAGTTACTGAGAATAAGAATAGATCGGCATCATCTGTAAGATCAAATTTTGCTAAAAATGGTGGAAATATGGGGTCTGATGGTGCAGTAGCATGGATGTTTAATAAAGTAGGACAAATAATTATGAATTCTGAAGGATTAGACGCTGATGAATTTATGATGGAAGCACTAGAAATGGGTGCAGAAGATTTAGTAGTAGAAGGAGATACTTTTGAAATATTAACTGACCATACTGAATTACAAACTGTAGTAGAAGCTTTGACAGAAGCTGGATATAAGTATGAAGAAGCAGAGATAGTAATGCTTCCTGAAAATATGGTAAAAGTAGAAGATGAAGAGATGGCTGAAAAAGTTGTTAAATTATTTGAAGCATTGGAAGATAATGAAGATGTAAATGATGTTTACGCTAACTTTGATATCTCGGATGAGTTAATGGAAAAAATAATGGGTTAA
- a CDS encoding MerR family transcriptional regulator, protein MKKYLIGEEARLHNITVETLRYYDKENLE, encoded by the coding sequence ATGAAAAAATATTTAATTGGAGAGGAAGCCAGACTACATAATATAACAGTTGAAACTCTTAGATATTATGATAAGGAAAATCTAGAGTAA
- the rnr gene encoding ribonuclease R has product MNKNDEKKVLELFKKGKGKTLSEITSYMDWSPKLKKQNRDFLDKLVESGDLILSKRGKYNTPKNLGYITGNLDVVKDRFAFVDTEDFGVFIPKSKFNGAFNGDLVMVQLSSETTGAKKDGEVVKILKREKNTIIGIYQANERFGFVVPTHSFGNDIFVPKRFNGGAHNGELVVCEIISWGEKDKKPEGKIIERIGDPYDTNNMIEALIIREGLSMDFSPRLIKKAKELSDQLSEEEIAKRRDLRDLPIITIDGDDAKDLDDAVYVEKLDNGNFKLIVCIADVSYYVPFGSALDMEARKRGNSVYLVDRVIPMFPREISNGLCSLNPHENKFVFTCEMEIDNKGQVISHETYKAVISTAHRMTYGGVNKILAGDKDYTEEYKDINKMVFEMLELSHILRELKYSRGSIDFDIPEVRAVLGEDKKVEYLKVIERGESERIIEDFMIAANETVAEKIFWMELPFLYRTHEKPDPDRITALNDSIKKFGYNLHGHEELHPGKFQKIIEQSKEDGNSQIIHKLILMSLKQARYTVDNIGHFGLSSNYYAHFTSPIRRYADLMVHRVINETLTGYPSKKTIKMFKDEMSAIGSHISKTERTAMKLESESVKIKIVEYMLDKIGEEYKSRIIGFNKTKIFFETEEHVECFFDGVNSPNYFVFDEVNYTMTNEDTGEIFKLGDSVEVSIVRADLSELEVEVVPAQYLDQYRGPRQFRKKY; this is encoded by the coding sequence ATGAATAAAAACGATGAAAAAAAAGTTTTAGAACTTTTCAAAAAAGGAAAAGGCAAAACTTTAAGCGAGATCACATCTTATATGGATTGGTCTCCAAAATTAAAAAAACAAAATAGAGATTTTTTAGATAAATTAGTTGAATCAGGAGATCTTATCTTAAGCAAAAGGGGAAAGTATAACACTCCTAAAAATTTAGGATATATTACAGGAAATCTCGATGTAGTAAAAGACAGGTTTGCATTTGTTGATACAGAAGATTTTGGTGTATTTATACCTAAATCTAAATTTAATGGTGCATTCAACGGTGACCTCGTTATGGTACAGCTTTCTAGCGAAACTACCGGGGCTAAAAAAGATGGAGAAGTAGTAAAGATTTTAAAGAGGGAAAAAAATACAATCATCGGTATCTACCAGGCAAATGAAAGATTTGGTTTTGTAGTTCCTACCCATTCATTTGGAAATGATATATTTGTCCCAAAAAGATTTAATGGTGGAGCTCACAATGGTGAACTAGTAGTCTGCGAGATCATATCTTGGGGAGAGAAAGATAAAAAACCCGAGGGTAAAATCATAGAAAGAATTGGAGATCCCTATGATACCAATAATATGATTGAAGCTCTTATCATCAGAGAGGGACTGTCTATGGACTTTTCGCCTAGACTGATAAAGAAAGCAAAGGAATTAAGTGATCAGCTTTCAGAAGAGGAGATCGCAAAGAGGCGTGACCTTAGAGATCTTCCAATCATTACCATCGATGGAGATGACGCTAAGGATCTAGATGACGCTGTCTATGTGGAAAAATTAGATAATGGGAATTTTAAACTTATAGTTTGTATCGCTGACGTTTCTTACTATGTTCCATTCGGAAGTGCTCTAGATATGGAAGCCCGTAAAAGAGGTAACTCAGTGTACTTAGTAGACAGAGTTATACCTATGTTTCCTAGAGAGATCTCAAATGGACTGTGTTCATTAAATCCCCATGAAAATAAATTTGTATTTACATGTGAGATGGAGATCGACAACAAGGGACAGGTAATAAGCCACGAAACTTATAAGGCTGTAATTTCTACCGCTCATAGAATGACCTATGGGGGAGTTAACAAGATCTTAGCTGGAGATAAAGATTATACAGAGGAATATAAAGATATAAATAAGATGGTCTTTGAGATGTTAGAACTATCCCATATCCTCAGAGAGTTAAAATACTCTAGAGGAAGTATTGATTTTGATATCCCAGAGGTAAGAGCTGTCTTGGGAGAAGATAAAAAAGTAGAATACCTTAAAGTAATTGAAAGAGGAGAATCTGAAAGAATTATAGAGGATTTCATGATCGCAGCCAACGAAACTGTTGCTGAAAAGATATTCTGGATGGAACTGCCATTCCTATATAGAACCCATGAAAAACCTGATCCAGACAGAATCACAGCACTAAACGATTCTATTAAAAAGTTTGGATATAATCTCCATGGACATGAGGAGTTACATCCTGGAAAGTTCCAAAAAATAATAGAGCAGTCTAAAGAGGATGGCAACAGCCAGATTATCCATAAACTTATCTTGATGAGTTTAAAACAAGCCAGATATACAGTAGATAATATCGGACATTTCGGATTATCTTCAAATTATTATGCACATTTCACTTCTCCAATCAGAAGATATGCTGACCTTATGGTTCATAGAGTTATCAACGAAACTCTGACAGGTTATCCAAGTAAAAAAACTATAAAAATGTTTAAAGATGAGATGTCTGCCATTGGGTCGCATATCTCAAAAACAGAGAGAACAGCTATGAAGTTAGAGTCTGAAAGTGTAAAGATAAAGATTGTAGAATATATGCTAGATAAAATAGGTGAGGAATATAAGAGTAGAATTATTGGATTTAATAAAACCAAGATATTCTTTGAAACAGAGGAACATGTAGAGTGTTTCTTTGATGGAGTTAATTCCCCTAACTACTTCGTCTTTGATGAAGTCAACTATACTATGACAAATGAAGATACAGGAGAGATCTTTAAATTAGGAGATAGTGTAGAAGTATCTATCGTTCGGGCTGACCTCAGTGAATTAGAGGTAGAAGTAGTTCCGGCACAGTATTTAGATCAATATAGAGGACCTAGACAATTCAGAAAAAAATATTAA
- a CDS encoding GerMN domain-containing protein, with the protein MKDKKSLIVLGGSIAFLLISSIFFYKYVTMGDQIPIKKITNHKNTQAITNIKIVKIYTPNDSLNTLVSSDIEIVKEDFASEVKSIFNAVHEQSNYQIKDEEGNYYPFMDPSINLLNSYLVGDKLYLNISSNVSDNIQTKEQELLIIYSLVNTYTSLEGINRVKILIDDVEVKKLKWYNLRTFYTQNLDI; encoded by the coding sequence ATGAAAGATAAAAAAAGTTTAATTGTCTTAGGAGGATCCATTGCCTTCCTTTTGATAAGTAGTATTTTTTTCTATAAATACGTCACTATGGGAGACCAAATCCCTATAAAAAAGATTACTAACCACAAAAATACACAAGCGATTACCAATATTAAGATAGTGAAAATTTATACTCCCAATGATTCTTTAAACACCTTAGTTTCATCGGATATTGAGATTGTTAAGGAAGATTTTGCTTCTGAAGTAAAATCTATCTTCAATGCAGTCCATGAACAGAGTAACTATCAGATAAAGGATGAAGAGGGAAACTACTATCCATTTATGGATCCTAGTATAAATCTATTAAACTCCTACCTTGTAGGCGATAAACTGTATCTTAACATAAGCTCTAATGTCAGCGATAATATCCAAACCAAGGAACAAGAACTACTAATCATCTACTCTTTGGTAAACACCTATACTAGTTTAGAGGGAATCAACAGGGTAAAAATCCTTATTGATGATGTAGAAGTAAAAAAATTAAAATGGTATAACCTCAGAACTTTTTACACTCAAAATTTAGATATTTAG